A portion of the Blautia hansenii DSM 20583 genome contains these proteins:
- the secY gene encoding preprotein translocase subunit SecY, giving the protein MLKTLRNAFKIKDVRRRLFYVLLMLVVVRIGSQLPIPGVDSNYFKNWFASQSSDAFNFFDAFTGGSFTEMSIFALSITPYITSSIIIQLLTIAFKTLEDMQRDGEEGRKKLTAITRYVTIGLALFQSIAMTIGFGNKGLIPDMNFLKGVVVVSCLTAGSAMLMWIGEQITEKGVGNGISIILMINIVSRIPSDLLTLFEQFVKGKTIAKGALAALIIVAVILVVVVLVLVLNGGVRKIPVQYSKKMVGRKVMGGQSSSIPLKVNTAGVIPIIFASSLMSFPVIIMTLIGKTGGNGIGGHILKALTSNNWFNPSEPVYSIGLVVYILLVIFFAYFYTSITFNPMEVADNMKKQGGFIPGIRPGKPTQEYLEQILSYLIFIGATGLVIVAVIPFFFNGVFGANVSFGGTSLIIVVGVVLETLKQIESRMLVRNYKGFLSE; this is encoded by the coding sequence ATGCTCAAGACTCTTAGAAATGCCTTTAAAATTAAGGATGTAAGACGTCGTCTTTTCTATGTGCTTCTGATGTTAGTGGTTGTGCGTATCGGTTCACAGCTTCCTATACCGGGGGTAGATAGTAATTATTTCAAAAATTGGTTTGCGAGCCAGTCCAGTGATGCGTTTAATTTCTTTGACGCATTCACCGGCGGTTCCTTTACAGAAATGTCAATTTTTGCATTGAGCATTACACCGTATATTACATCATCCATTATCATCCAGCTTTTAACCATTGCGTTTAAGACTCTGGAAGATATGCAAAGAGATGGTGAAGAAGGCAGAAAGAAATTAACAGCTATTACACGTTATGTGACAATCGGACTTGCTTTATTCCAGTCTATTGCTATGACAATCGGATTTGGTAATAAAGGTCTTATTCCAGACATGAACTTTTTAAAGGGTGTTGTAGTTGTATCTTGTCTGACTGCAGGTTCAGCAATGCTTATGTGGATTGGAGAGCAAATCACAGAAAAAGGTGTAGGAAATGGTATTTCCATCATTTTGATGATTAATATCGTATCCAGAATTCCAAGTGATTTGCTAACTCTTTTTGAACAGTTTGTTAAAGGAAAAACGATTGCAAAAGGTGCATTAGCAGCACTTATTATTGTAGCGGTAATTCTTGTTGTAGTAGTACTGGTTTTAGTCTTAAATGGTGGTGTAAGAAAAATTCCGGTACAGTATTCTAAGAAGATGGTGGGAAGAAAGGTTATGGGAGGACAGTCAAGTTCCATTCCTTTAAAAGTAAACACAGCAGGTGTTATTCCTATTATCTTTGCATCCTCTTTAATGTCTTTCCCAGTCATTATTATGACTTTAATAGGTAAAACAGGAGGAAATGGTATTGGAGGACATATTTTAAAAGCCCTCACTTCCAACAATTGGTTTAATCCAAGCGAGCCAGTATACTCTATCGGTTTGGTAGTGTATATTCTGTTAGTTATTTTCTTTGCTTATTTCTATACATCTATTACTTTTAATCCTATGGAAGTAGCAGATAATATGAAAAAGCAGGGTGGATTTATTCCGGGTATCAGACCTGGTAAACCAACACAGGAATACCTTGAGCAAATCTTAAGTTACCTGATTTTCATCGGTGCAACAGGTCTGGTAATTGTAGCTGTTATTCCATTCTTTTTTAATGGGGTATTCGGTGCCAATGTTTCTTTTGGCGGAACATCTTTAATCATTGTGGTTGGTGTTGTGCTGGAAACATTAAAACAGATTGAGTCCCGTATGTTAGTTCGTAACTACAAAGGATTTTTAAGCGAATAA
- a CDS encoding KOW domain-containing RNA-binding protein, which yields MREFVKGMLARSKAGHDTGKLYVVMDADTEYVYLADGVHRTVDNTKKKKRKHIQIIYKIPALLQELMEEGKEVQNEHIKKAIKDYENYELEV from the coding sequence ATGAGAGAATTTGTAAAAGGTATGCTTGCCAGATCAAAAGCAGGGCATGATACCGGAAAATTATATGTGGTAATGGACGCAGACACAGAGTATGTTTATCTGGCAGACGGAGTACATCGAACTGTGGACAACACCAAAAAGAAAAAGAGAAAGCACATTCAGATTATCTATAAAATTCCTGCTCTTCTTCAGGAGCTTATGGAAGAAGGAAAAGAAGTGCAGAACGAACATATAAAAAAGGCCATTAAAGATTATGAAAATTATGAACTGGAGGTTTAA
- the rpsE gene encoding 30S ribosomal protein S5 yields the protein MKRSIIDASQFELEEKVVSIKRVTKVVKGGRNFRFTALVVVGDGNGHVGAGLGKATEIPEAIRKGKEDAMKKLVTVARDENGSITHDFIGKFGSAEMLLKKAPEGTGVIAGGPARAVIELAGIKNIRTKCMGSRNKQNVVLATIAGLSQLKTPEEVAKLRGKSVDEIFA from the coding sequence ATGAAACGTTCTATCATTGATGCTAGTCAGTTTGAATTAGAAGAAAAAGTAGTGTCAATCAAGCGTGTAACAAAGGTTGTTAAAGGTGGTCGTAACTTCCGTTTCACAGCTTTAGTTGTTGTTGGTGATGGCAACGGACACGTTGGCGCAGGTTTAGGTAAAGCAACTGAAATTCCTGAAGCAATCCGCAAAGGAAAAGAAGATGCTATGAAAAAATTAGTTACAGTAGCAAGAGATGAAAACGGAAGTATTACACATGACTTCATCGGAAAATTCGGAAGCGCAGAAATGCTGCTGAAGAAAGCTCCAGAAGGTACTGGTGTTATCGCCGGAGGTCCAGCTCGTGCGGTTATTGAACTTGCAGGTATTAAGAACATCCGTACAAAATGTATGGGTTCCCGTAACAAACAGAACGTAGTTCTGGCTACAATCGCAGGTTTAAGCCAGTTAAAGACTCCGGAAGAAGTTGCAAAACTTCGTGGAAAATCTGTGGATGAGATTTTTGCATAG
- the rplO gene encoding 50S ribosomal protein L15: MDLSNLKPAEGSRQSDNFRRGRGHGSGNGKTAGKGHKGQKARSGAKRPGFEGGQMPLYRRLPKRGFKCRNSKEIIAVNVDILNRFEDGADVTPAALLASGAISKLGDGVKLLGNGELTKKLNVKVNAVSETAKAKIEAAGGTVEVI; encoded by the coding sequence ATGGATTTATCAAACTTAAAACCAGCTGAAGGTTCCAGACAGAGCGATAACTTCAGACGCGGTCGTGGACATGGTTCAGGTAATGGTAAGACTGCAGGTAAGGGCCACAAAGGTCAGAAAGCACGTTCAGGTGCAAAAAGACCAGGATTTGAAGGTGGTCAGATGCCTTTATATAGAAGACTTCCTAAGAGAGGCTTCAAATGTAGAAATTCTAAAGAAATCATTGCAGTAAACGTTGATATCTTAAACAGATTTGAAGACGGTGCTGATGTTACACCAGCAGCTTTATTAGCTTCTGGAGCAATCTCCAAATTAGGAGACGGAGTTAAACTTCTGGGTAACGGCGAACTTACAAAGAAGCTTAATGTTAAAGTGAACGCTGTAAGCGAAACAGCAAAAGCTAAAATCGAAGCCGCAGGTGGAACAGTAGAGGTGATCTAA
- the rpsM gene encoding 30S ribosomal protein S13, protein MARIAGVDLPREKRVEIGLTYIYGIGRVTSNRILEKAGVNPDTRVRDVTDEEVGKIRDAIEELQIPVEGDLRREIALNIKRLQEIGCYRGIRHRKGLPVRGQKTKTNARTRKGPKRTVANKKK, encoded by the coding sequence ATGGCTCGTATAGCTGGTGTAGACTTACCAAGAGAAAAACGTGTTGAAATCGGATTGACTTATATCTACGGAATTGGTAGAGTAACTTCAAACCGTATTCTTGAAAAGGCAGGCGTAAATCCTGACACTCGTGTCAGAGACGTTACAGACGAAGAAGTAGGAAAAATCCGTGATGCTATCGAAGAATTACAGATTCCGGTAGAAGGTGATTTAAGAAGAGAAATCGCTTTAAACATCAAGAGACTTCAGGAAATCGGATGTTATAGAGGTATCCGTCATCGTAAAGGACTTCCTGTTCGTGGTCAGAAGACTAAAACAAATGCAAGAACAAGAAAAGGTCCTAAGAGAACTGTTGCTAACAAGAAAAAATAA
- the rpmC gene encoding 50S ribosomal protein L29 has protein sequence MKIKNYVEDLKTKSAAELQEELVAAKKELFNLRFQNATNQLDNTSRIKEVRKNIARIQTLIAQKANA, from the coding sequence GTGAAAATTAAAAATTATGTAGAAGATTTAAAGACAAAATCAGCTGCAGAATTACAGGAAGAATTAGTAGCTGCTAAAAAGGAACTCTTTAACTTGAGATTTCAGAATGCAACAAATCAGCTGGACAATACAAGCAGAATTAAAGAAGTTCGTAAGAACATCGCTAGAATCCAGACTTTGATTGCTCAGAAAGCAAATGCATAA
- the infA gene encoding translation initiation factor IF-1, with amino-acid sequence MSKADVIEVEGTVLEKLPNAMFKVELENKHVILAHISGKLRMNFIRILPGDKVTIEMSPYDLSKGRIIWRDK; translated from the coding sequence ATGTCAAAGGCAGATGTTATTGAAGTAGAAGGAACAGTGTTGGAAAAATTACCTAACGCTATGTTTAAAGTAGAGCTGGAAAACAAACATGTGATATTAGCTCATATCAGCGGAAAATTAAGAATGAATTTCATTCGTATTCTTCCGGGAGATAAAGTTACAATTGAGATGTCACCTTATGATTTAAGTAAGGGAAGAATTATCTGGAGAGATAAATAA
- a CDS encoding adenylate kinase yields the protein MKIIMLGAPGAGKGTQAKKIAEKYGIPHISTGDIFRANIKNGTELGKKAKTYMDQGLLVPDELTVDLVIDRVAKEDCKNGYILDGFPRTIPQAESLDVALSKMGEKIDYAINVEVPDENIVKRMSGRRACLGCGATYHVEFNAPKTEGVCDACGEKLVLRDDDKEETVLKRLGVYHEQTQPLIDYYAKAGVMKEVDGTVDLDAVFQAIVDVLGE from the coding sequence ATGAAAATTATCATGTTAGGTGCACCTGGAGCAGGAAAAGGTACACAGGCGAAAAAAATTGCAGAAAAATATGGAATACCTCATATTTCCACAGGGGATATTTTCAGAGCAAACATTAAAAATGGTACAGAACTTGGAAAAAAAGCAAAAACTTATATGGATCAGGGACTTTTAGTGCCAGACGAATTAACCGTTGACCTGGTAATCGACCGCGTTGCAAAAGAAGATTGTAAAAACGGATATATTCTGGATGGTTTCCCAAGAACAATTCCTCAGGCTGAAAGCCTTGATGTAGCGCTTTCAAAAATGGGAGAAAAAATTGACTATGCAATTAACGTAGAAGTACCGGATGAAAACATTGTAAAACGTATGTCAGGAAGACGTGCATGCTTAGGCTGCGGAGCTACATATCACGTAGAATTCAATGCTCCTAAGACAGAAGGCGTATGTGACGCATGCGGCGAAAAGCTGGTATTAAGAGATGACGATAAAGAAGAAACTGTTTTAAAACGTCTTGGCGTTTACCACGAGCAGACACAGCCTCTCATCGACTACTATGCAAAAGCAGGTGTCATGAAGGAAGTGGACGGTACAGTTGACTTGGATGCTGTTTTCCAGGCGATTGTAGATGTATTAGGAGAGTAA
- the rpmJ gene encoding 50S ribosomal protein L36, with product MKVRSSVKPICEKCKVIKRKGSIRIICENPKHKQRQG from the coding sequence GTGAAAGTTAGATCATCTGTAAAACCAATTTGCGAAAAGTGCAAGGTTATTAAAAGAAAGGGAAGCATCAGAATTATCTGTGAAAACCCAAAACACAAACAGCGTCAGGGCTAA
- the rpsS gene encoding 30S ribosomal protein S19, translating to MARSLKKGPFADESLLKKVDAMNAAGDKTVIKTWSRRSTIFPSFVGHTIAVHDGRKHVPVYVTEDMVGHKLGEFVATRTYRGHGKDEKKSGVR from the coding sequence ATGGCTCGTTCATTAAAAAAAGGACCGTTCGCAGATGAAAGCTTACTGAAAAAAGTAGATGCTATGAATGCTGCTGGAGATAAGACAGTTATTAAAACATGGTCACGTCGTTCCACAATTTTCCCTTCTTTCGTTGGACACACAATCGCTGTTCATGATGGAAGAAAACATGTGCCAGTATATGTAACAGAAGATATGGTTGGTCACAAACTCGGTGAGTTCGTAGCAACAAGAACATACAGAGGACACGGAAAAGACGAGAAAAAATCAGGTGTTCGCTAA
- a CDS encoding type Z 30S ribosomal protein S14 translates to MAKTAMKVKQQRKQKFSTREYSRCRICGRPHAYLRKYGICRVCFRELAYKGQIPGVKKASW, encoded by the coding sequence ATGGCTAAGACAGCAATGAAAGTTAAACAGCAGCGCAAACAGAAATTCTCCACAAGAGAATACAGCCGTTGCCGTATCTGTGGACGTCCACATGCTTACTTAAGAAAATACGGTATCTGCCGTGTTTGCTTCCGTGAATTAGCATACAAAGGACAGATCCCGGGAGTTAAAAAAGCAAGCTGGTAG
- the rpsQ gene encoding 30S ribosomal protein S17: protein MERNLRKTRVGKVVSDKMDKTIVVAIENHVKHPLYGKIVKRTYKLKAHDEENTCKIGDTVKVMETRPLSKDKRWRLVEVVERAK, encoded by the coding sequence GTGGAAAGAAATCTTAGAAAAACACGTGTTGGTAAAGTTGTAAGTGACAAAATGGACAAGACCATTGTTGTAGCTATTGAAAACCACGTTAAACATCCTCTTTATGGAAAAATCGTAAAGAGAACATATAAATTAAAAGCGCATGATGAAGAAAACACATGCAAAATCGGTGATACTGTAAAAGTTATGGAAACAAGACCATTATCTAAAGATAAAAGATGGAGACTTGTTGAAGTAGTAGAAAGAGCAAAATAA
- the rplP gene encoding 50S ribosomal protein L16, whose translation MLMPKRVKRRKQFRGSMKGKALRGNKINYGEFGLVATEPCWIRSNQIEAARVAMTRYIKRGGKVWIKIFPDKPVTAKPAETRMGSGKGALEYWVAVVKPGRVMFEIAGVPEETAREALRLAMHKLPCKCKIVSRADLEGGDNSEN comes from the coding sequence ATGTTAATGCCAAAAAGAGTTAAACGTCGTAAACAATTCCGCGGATCCATGAAAGGAAAAGCATTAAGAGGAAATAAAATCAACTACGGTGAATTCGGTTTAGTAGCAACTGAACCATGCTGGATTCGTTCTAATCAGATCGAAGCAGCCCGTGTTGCCATGACTCGTTATATCAAACGTGGCGGTAAAGTATGGATTAAGATTTTCCCAGATAAACCAGTAACAGCAAAACCAGCAGAAACACGTATGGGTTCCGGTAAAGGTGCCTTAGAATACTGGGTAGCAGTTGTAAAGCCAGGCAGAGTAATGTTTGAAATCGCAGGTGTTCCGGAAGAAACAGCTCGTGAAGCGTTACGTCTTGCGATGCACAAATTACCATGTAAATGTAAAATCGTTTCTCGTGCAGACTTAGAAGGCGGTGATAACAGTGAAAATTAA
- the rplF gene encoding 50S ribosomal protein L6, protein MSRIGRLPVSVPAGVEVKIAENNVVTVKGPKGTLEKALPVEMSIKLEDGNVVVTRPSDLKKMKALHGLTRTLIQNMVIGVSQGYEKTLEVNGVGYRAAKQGKKLVLNLGYSHPVEMEDPEGLDCKVDGNKIVVSGIDKEKVGQYAAEIRDKRRPEPYKGKGIKYADEVIRRKVGKTGKK, encoded by the coding sequence ATGTCACGTATCGGAAGACTGCCTGTATCAGTTCCAGCAGGTGTAGAAGTTAAAATTGCTGAGAACAACGTAGTGACTGTAAAAGGTCCTAAAGGAACACTTGAAAAAGCGTTACCTGTTGAAATGTCAATCAAATTAGAAGATGGTAATGTAGTTGTTACAAGACCAAGCGATTTAAAGAAAATGAAAGCTTTACATGGTTTAACAAGAACACTGATCCAGAATATGGTAATCGGTGTTAGCCAGGGATATGAAAAAACTCTGGAAGTTAACGGTGTAGGTTATAGAGCGGCAAAACAGGGTAAAAAATTAGTTTTAAACCTTGGTTACTCTCATCCGGTAGAAATGGAAGATCCGGAAGGATTAGACTGTAAAGTAGACGGAAACAAAATTGTTGTATCCGGAATTGACAAAGAAAAAGTTGGCCAGTACGCTGCTGAAATCAGAGATAAGAGAAGACCTGAACCATACAAAGGTAAAGGTATTAAATATGCTGATGAAGTTATCAGACGTAAAGTTGGTAAAACTGGTAAGAAATAA
- the rpsC gene encoding 30S ribosomal protein S3, producing MGQKVNPHGLRVGVIKDWDSKWYAEGDFADNLVEDYNIRTYLKKKLYSAGVSKIEIERASDRVKIIIYTAKPGVVIGKGGAEIEKVKVELQKFTDKKLVVDIKEVKRPDKDAQLVAENIALQLENRISFRRAMKSTMSRTMKAGAKGIKTAVSGRLGGADMARTEFYSEGTIPLQTLRADIDYGFAEADTTYGKVGVKAWIYNGEVLPTKGTKEGSDK from the coding sequence ATGGGACAGAAAGTTAACCCACACGGACTCAGAGTCGGAGTTATCAAAGACTGGGATTCCAAATGGTATGCTGAAGGCGATTTCGCTGATAACTTAGTAGAAGACTACAACATCAGAACATACCTGAAAAAGAAATTATACAGCGCAGGTGTTTCCAAGATTGAAATCGAAAGAGCATCTGACAGAGTGAAAATCATTATCTACACTGCTAAACCAGGTGTTGTAATTGGTAAAGGCGGAGCAGAAATTGAAAAAGTTAAAGTTGAATTACAGAAATTCACAGATAAAAAATTAGTTGTTGATATTAAAGAAGTAAAAAGACCAGACAAAGATGCTCAGTTAGTAGCTGAAAATATTGCATTACAGTTAGAAAACCGTATTTCTTTCCGTCGTGCTATGAAATCTACAATGTCCAGAACAATGAAAGCTGGTGCTAAAGGTATCAAAACAGCTGTATCCGGACGTCTTGGTGGTGCTGATATGGCTCGTACAGAGTTCTACAGCGAAGGTACTATTCCACTTCAGACATTAAGAGCAGATATCGACTATGGTTTCGCTGAAGCAGATACAACTTACGGCAAAGTTGGCGTAAAAGCATGGATCTACAATGGCGAAGTACTTCCAACAAAAGGAACTAAGGAAGGGAGCGATAAATAA
- the rplV gene encoding 50S ribosomal protein L22: MAKGHRSQIKRARNANKDTRPSAKLSYARMSVQKACYVLDVIRGKDVQTALGILTYNPRYASSVIKKLLESAIANAENNNGMNPENLYIAECYANKAPTMKRIKPRAQGRAYRIEKRNCHITVVLDER, encoded by the coding sequence ATGGCAAAAGGACATAGAAGTCAGATTAAAAGAGCAAGAAATGCTAATAAAGATACAAGACCGTCTGCAAAATTATCCTACGCAAGAATGTCCGTACAGAAAGCTTGCTATGTACTGGATGTAATTCGTGGTAAAGATGTTCAGACAGCACTGGGTATCTTAACATATAACCCAAGATACGCTTCCAGCGTAATCAAAAAATTATTAGAATCAGCAATCGCAAACGCTGAAAATAACAATGGTATGAATCCGGAAAATCTTTACATTGCAGAGTGCTACGCTAACAAAGCACCTACAATGAAGAGAATTAAACCAAGAGCTCAGGGTAGAGCTTACAGAATTGAAAAGAGAAACTGCCATATCACTGTTGTGTTGGATGAAAGATAA
- the rplE gene encoding 50S ribosomal protein L5 — translation MSRLKEMYKNEIVDAMIKKFGYKNIMEVPKLDKIVVNMGVGEAKDNAKLLDAAVADMELITGQKAVTTKAKNSVANFKIREGMPIGCKVTLRGEKMYEFADRLINLALPRVRDFRGVNPNAFDGRGNYALGIKEQLIFPEVEYDKVDKVRGMDIIFVTTAKTDEEARELLTLFNMPFAK, via the coding sequence GTGAGCAGACTGAAAGAAATGTACAAAAATGAGATCGTAGATGCTATGATCAAAAAGTTTGGTTATAAGAATATCATGGAAGTGCCGAAACTCGACAAAATCGTTGTTAACATGGGTGTAGGTGAAGCCAAAGATAACGCTAAATTGTTAGACGCAGCCGTAGCTGATATGGAATTAATCACAGGTCAGAAAGCTGTTACAACAAAAGCGAAAAATTCCGTTGCTAACTTCAAAATTCGTGAAGGTATGCCAATCGGTTGTAAAGTAACATTAAGAGGCGAAAAAATGTATGAATTTGCTGATCGTCTCATCAACTTAGCACTGCCTCGAGTACGTGACTTCCGCGGCGTTAATCCAAATGCTTTTGACGGCAGAGGAAACTACGCACTGGGAATCAAAGAGCAGTTAATTTTCCCTGAAGTGGAATACGATAAAGTCGATAAAGTAAGAGGTATGGATATTATTTTCGTAACTACTGCTAAAACAGACGAAGAAGCTCGTGAATTATTGACATTATTTAATATGCCATTTGCAAAGTAA
- the rplX gene encoding 50S ribosomal protein L24: MFKIKKGDTVKVIAGKDKDKEGKVISVNPKKGAVLVEGVNMITKHTKPSMANQQGGIVNKEAWIDASNVMVMHEGKATRVGFKVEDGKKVRVAKTTGKVID, translated from the coding sequence ATGTTTAAGATTAAAAAAGGTGATACTGTAAAAGTTATCGCTGGTAAAGATAAAGACAAAGAAGGAAAAGTAATCTCTGTTAATCCGAAAAAAGGCGCTGTTCTGGTTGAAGGCGTAAACATGATCACAAAACATACAAAACCATCCATGGCTAATCAGCAGGGCGGTATTGTAAATAAAGAAGCTTGGATTGATGCCTCTAACGTAATGGTTATGCATGAAGGAAAAGCTACCAGAGTAGGCTTTAAAGTTGAAGATGGTAAAAAAGTGCGTGTTGCTAAAACTACAGGCAAAGTAATCGATTAA
- the map gene encoding type I methionyl aminopeptidase, with protein sequence MSVTIKTAREIELMRESGRLLEKVHDELGAFIKPGISTLDIDRLGEKLIRSLGGIPNFLNYNGYPASICVSVNDEVVHGIPNKHRILQDGDIVSLDAGLIYNGYHSDAARTYAVGTISPEAQKLIDVTKQSFFEGIKYAKAGNHLHDISAAIGGYAQKFGYGVVRDLVGHGIGTHLHEDPQIPNFPQRRRGIRLVPGMTLAIEPMINMGRADVEWLDDDWTVVTQDGSLSAHYENTILITDGEPEIFTLSK encoded by the coding sequence ATGTCAGTAACAATTAAAACTGCCAGAGAAATTGAATTAATGAGAGAGTCCGGAAGACTTCTGGAAAAAGTACATGATGAGCTTGGAGCATTTATTAAACCGGGAATTAGTACTCTGGATATAGACCGGTTAGGAGAAAAGCTTATCAGAAGTCTTGGCGGTATTCCTAATTTTCTTAACTATAATGGTTACCCGGCATCTATTTGTGTATCTGTAAATGATGAAGTGGTACATGGTATTCCAAATAAACACAGAATTCTTCAGGACGGCGATATTGTCAGTCTTGATGCAGGTTTGATTTATAACGGATATCATTCTGATGCAGCACGTACTTATGCAGTAGGTACGATTTCACCGGAGGCGCAGAAGCTTATTGACGTAACAAAGCAGAGCTTTTTTGAAGGAATAAAATATGCAAAAGCAGGCAATCATTTACATGATATTTCTGCTGCAATCGGCGGATACGCTCAGAAATTCGGCTATGGAGTGGTACGTGATTTAGTAGGCCATGGTATCGGAACTCATTTGCATGAAGACCCGCAAATTCCTAACTTTCCTCAGAGACGCAGAGGAATAAGACTGGTTCCAGGTATGACATTGGCTATTGAGCCTATGATTAACATGGGACGTGCAGATGTGGAATGGCTGGATGACGATTGGACAGTTGTGACACAGGACGGTTCTTTATCTGCACATTATGAAAATACAATTCTGATTACAGACGGCGAGCCGGAAATTTTCACCCTGAGTAAATAA
- the rpmD gene encoding 50S ribosomal protein L30, giving the protein MADKLKITLVKSTIGAVPKHKKTVEALGLKKLNKTVEMPDNAAVRGMIQQVRHLVKVEEI; this is encoded by the coding sequence ATGGCAGATAAATTAAAAATCACTCTGGTGAAATCTACAATCGGTGCTGTTCCGAAACATAAAAAAACAGTAGAAGCTTTAGGTTTAAAGAAACTTAACAAGACAGTTGAAATGCCTGACAATGCTGCAGTTCGCGGTATGATTCAGCAGGTAAGACACTTAGTTAAAGTAGAAGAAATCTAA
- the rplR gene encoding 50S ribosomal protein L18 yields MVSKVSRAKVRAKKHRRLRNHLSGTSATPRLAVFRSNNHMYAQIIDDTVGRTLVSASTTQKEVKAELEKTNNVDAAAYLGTVIAKRAIEAGIKEVVFDRGGFIYHGKVKALADAAREAGLEF; encoded by the coding sequence ATGGTTAGTAAAGTATCAAGAGCGAAAGTTCGCGCAAAAAAACATAGAAGATTACGTAATCATCTTAGCGGTACATCTGCTACACCACGTTTAGCAGTATTCCGCAGCAATAATCATATGTATGCTCAAATTATTGACGATACAGTTGGAAGAACTCTTGTTTCTGCTTCTACAACACAGAAAGAAGTAAAAGCTGAGTTAGAAAAAACCAATAACGTTGATGCAGCAGCATACTTAGGAACTGTAATTGCAAAAAGAGCAATCGAAGCTGGTATCAAAGAAGTTGTTTTCGACAGAGGCGGCTTCATTTACCACGGAAAAGTTAAAGCATTAGCAGACGCAGCAAGAGAAGCTGGGTTAGAATTCTAA
- the rplN gene encoding 50S ribosomal protein L14, which translates to MIQQESRLRVADNTGAKEILCIRVLGGSTRRYANIGDVIVATVKDATPGGVVKKGDVVKAVVVRSVKGVRRKDGSYIKFDENAAVIIKDDKTPKGTRIFGPVARELRDKQFMKIVSLAPEVL; encoded by the coding sequence ATGATTCAACAGGAAAGTAGACTTAGAGTCGCTGACAATACAGGTGCAAAAGAAATCCTCTGCATCCGTGTTTTGGGTGGTTCTACTAGAAGATATGCTAATATCGGTGATGTAATCGTTGCTACTGTTAAAGATGCAACACCAGGCGGTGTTGTGAAAAAAGGCGATGTTGTGAAAGCCGTTGTTGTTCGTAGTGTAAAAGGTGTTCGTCGTAAAGATGGTTCTTACATTAAGTTCGATGAAAACGCTGCTGTTATCATCAAAGATGATAAAACACCAAAAGGAACTCGTATTTTTGGACCAGTAGCCAGAGAGCTTCGTGACAAACAGTTTATGAAAATTGTTTCCTTAGCTCCGGAAGTATTATAG
- the rpsH gene encoding 30S ribosomal protein S8 has protein sequence MTMSDPIADMLTRIRNANTAKHDTVDVPASKMKLAIADILLKEGYIAKYDVLEDGAFKTIRITLKYGADKNEKIITGLKRISKPGLRIYAGSQEIPRVLGGLGIAILSTNQGVITDKEARKLHVGGEVLAFVW, from the coding sequence ATGACAATGAGCGATCCAATCGCAGATATGCTTACAAGAATTCGTAACGCAAATACTGCTAAACACGATACAGTAGATGTTCCGGCATCTAAAATGAAACTTGCTATTGCAGACATTCTGTTAAAAGAAGGTTACATTGCAAAATATGATGTTCTTGAAGATGGAGCATTCAAAACAATCCGCATCACATTAAAATACGGTGCAGACAAAAATGAAAAAATCATTACAGGTCTGAAGAGAATTTCTAAACCGGGTCTTCGTATTTATGCTGGAAGCCAGGAAATTCCAAGAGTATTAGGCGGATTAGGAATTGCAATCCTTTCTACAAACCAGGGAGTTATCACAGACAAAGAAGCTAGAAAACTTCATGTAGGTGGAGAAGTTTTAGCATTTGTTTGGTAG